In Frondihabitans sp. PAMC 28766, a genomic segment contains:
- the rpsD gene encoding 30S ribosomal protein S4 — MSTKSRTRSKTRLSRALGIALTPKAARYLEKRPYAPGEHGRTKRRTDSDYAVRLREKQRLRAQYGIREAQLKIVFEEARKSRGLTGENLVELLEERLDALVLRSGFARTTAQARQMVVHRHILVDGKLVDRPSFRVKPGQMIHVKPKSESMEPFQVAAAGGHLDVLPKVPGYLEVEIDKLQAKLVRRPKRAEVPVTCEVQLVVEYYAAR; from the coding sequence ATGTCCACCAAGTCCCGCACCCGGAGCAAGACGCGTCTCTCGCGTGCTCTCGGTATCGCCCTCACCCCGAAGGCGGCCCGCTACCTCGAGAAGCGTCCGTACGCTCCCGGTGAGCACGGCCGCACCAAGCGACGCACCGACAGCGACTACGCCGTCCGTCTCCGCGAGAAGCAGCGCTTGCGCGCCCAGTACGGCATCCGCGAGGCCCAGCTCAAGATCGTCTTCGAAGAGGCCCGCAAGAGCCGTGGCCTGACCGGTGAGAACCTGGTCGAGCTGCTCGAAGAGCGTCTCGACGCTCTCGTGCTGCGTTCGGGCTTCGCCCGCACCACGGCCCAGGCCCGCCAGATGGTCGTGCACCGTCACATCCTGGTCGACGGCAAGCTCGTCGACCGCCCCTCCTTCCGGGTGAAGCCGGGCCAGATGATCCACGTCAAGCCCAAGTCGGAGTCGATGGAGCCCTTCCAGGTCGCCGCCGCCGGTGGTCACCTCGACGTGCTCCCCAAGGTCCCCGGCTACCTCGAGGTCGAGATCGACAAGCTCCAGGCGAAGCTCGTGCGTCGCCCGAAGCGCGCCGAGGTCCCCGTGACCTGCGAGGTCCAGCTGGTCGTCGAGTACTACGCGGCCCGCTAG
- a CDS encoding replication-associated recombination protein A — protein sequence MSTEAVSEWRGRLRGVRASSTPLAVRMRPTSLDEVAGQKHLLRPGSPLVQLASDRTGETGAVSVILWGPPGTGKTTLAQAVAHSSGRQFVELSAVTAGVKDVRSVMEKALSNRDLYGTTTVLFLDEIHRFTKAQQDALLPGVENGWIILIAATTENPSFSVITPLLSRSLLLTLEQLSDDDLAELVQRAVHDPRGLADTVVLDDEALAMIVRLASGDARRALTALEASAQSAWALGDADSGGADSEADDDLDDEDELDGEEGGGSGDKPPVVTAELVAQSVDRALLRYDRNGDEHYDVISAFIKSVRGSDVDAALHYLARMIEAGEDPRFIARRVIISASEDIGMADPQALVIAMAAADAVQLIGMPEGRIPLAEAVVYLATAPKSNRSYMALDQAIADVRAGKAGRVPKHLRDAHYPGAKRLGHGKGYKYAHDSEFGVVEQQYLPDTLLGTSYYDPTANGNERDVAARLEKLRRITRGE from the coding sequence ATGAGCACCGAGGCGGTCAGTGAGTGGCGCGGGCGCCTGCGCGGCGTGCGGGCGAGCTCGACTCCGCTCGCGGTGCGCATGCGTCCGACCTCGCTCGACGAGGTGGCCGGGCAGAAGCACCTGCTGCGCCCTGGCTCGCCGCTGGTGCAGCTCGCGTCCGACCGGACAGGCGAGACAGGCGCGGTGTCCGTCATTCTGTGGGGCCCTCCCGGCACAGGCAAGACGACCCTCGCCCAGGCTGTGGCACACAGCTCGGGTCGGCAGTTCGTCGAGCTGTCGGCCGTGACCGCCGGCGTCAAAGACGTGCGCAGCGTGATGGAGAAGGCGTTGTCGAACCGCGATCTCTACGGCACCACGACCGTGCTCTTCCTCGACGAGATCCACCGCTTCACCAAGGCCCAGCAGGATGCCCTGCTGCCCGGTGTCGAGAACGGCTGGATCATCCTCATCGCGGCCACCACCGAGAACCCCTCGTTCTCGGTGATCACTCCTCTTCTCTCGCGGTCGCTGCTGCTCACGCTCGAGCAGCTCAGCGACGACGACCTCGCCGAGCTGGTGCAGCGCGCCGTGCACGACCCACGGGGTCTCGCCGACACGGTCGTGCTCGACGACGAGGCGCTGGCCATGATCGTCCGGCTCGCGTCGGGCGACGCCCGCCGCGCGCTCACCGCGCTCGAGGCCTCGGCGCAGTCGGCGTGGGCTCTCGGCGATGCCGACTCCGGGGGCGCCGACAGCGAGGCTGATGACGACCTCGACGACGAGGACGAGCTCGACGGCGAGGAGGGCGGTGGCAGCGGCGACAAGCCGCCCGTCGTCACCGCCGAGCTGGTGGCCCAGTCGGTCGACCGCGCTCTGCTCCGCTACGACCGCAACGGCGACGAGCACTACGACGTGATCAGCGCGTTCATCAAGTCCGTGCGGGGCAGCGACGTCGACGCGGCGCTCCACTACCTGGCGCGCATGATCGAGGCCGGCGAAGACCCGCGCTTCATCGCGCGTCGCGTGATCATCTCGGCCAGCGAAGACATCGGTATGGCCGACCCTCAGGCCCTCGTCATCGCGATGGCGGCCGCCGACGCGGTGCAGCTGATCGGCATGCCCGAGGGCAGGATCCCGTTGGCCGAAGCGGTCGTGTACCTGGCGACAGCCCCCAAGTCGAACCGTTCGTACATGGCGCTCGACCAGGCCATCGCCGACGTCCGGGCGGGCAAAGCCGGCCGCGTGCCGAAGCACCTGCGCGATGCGCACTACCCCGGGGCCAAGCGGCTGGGTCACGGCAAGGGCTACAAGTACGCGCACGACTCCGAGTTCGGCGTCGTCGAGCAGCAGTACCTGCCCGACACGCTGCTCGGCACGAGCTACTACGACCCCACGGCGAACGGCAACGAGCGCGACGTGGCGGCGCGCCTCGAGAAGTTGCGTCGCATCACCCGAGGCGAGTGA
- a CDS encoding peptidylprolyl isomerase, with translation MTPSKNQDREARDRLRRYTARQKVHTSQVKRRFRDNLGAIIAVVVLGALGTAAQIVHTSDTTPAAPSSSSASASASASASASPTATSTSTAAAGSNTGDVPAKTIAANRTWTGSITLNKDVTLGISLDGKKAPQSASVMIDLIKKGFYDGTHCWRMSNATGAKFFQCGATKADGTGDDGFQYGPLENVPASNEYKTGVIAMARSTSPYSQATQFFIVYGDTFLDGSTGGYTVVGSVTSGLPTLEKDITGKGLTPFPATATAPLDKSTGSPKVATTITGATIK, from the coding sequence GTGACACCGAGCAAGAACCAGGACCGCGAGGCGCGAGACCGGCTCCGCAGGTACACCGCTCGACAGAAGGTGCACACCTCGCAGGTGAAGCGCCGCTTCCGCGACAACCTCGGCGCCATCATCGCCGTCGTCGTGCTCGGCGCGCTCGGGACCGCTGCGCAGATCGTGCACACGAGCGACACGACGCCCGCCGCTCCCTCCTCGTCGAGTGCGAGTGCGAGCGCCAGCGCCTCCGCCTCCGCCTCGCCGACCGCGACGTCCACCTCGACGGCGGCCGCTGGCAGCAACACGGGCGACGTGCCGGCGAAGACGATCGCGGCGAACCGCACCTGGACGGGCTCGATCACGCTCAACAAAGACGTGACCCTCGGCATCTCGCTCGACGGCAAGAAGGCCCCGCAGTCGGCAAGCGTCATGATCGATCTGATCAAGAAGGGCTTCTACGACGGCACGCACTGCTGGCGCATGAGCAATGCGACCGGCGCGAAGTTCTTCCAGTGCGGTGCGACGAAGGCCGACGGCACCGGCGACGACGGCTTCCAGTACGGCCCGCTCGAGAACGTTCCGGCCAGCAACGAGTACAAGACCGGCGTGATCGCCATGGCCCGCTCGACGTCGCCGTACTCGCAGGCCACCCAGTTCTTCATCGTCTACGGCGACACCTTCCTCGACGGCTCGACCGGCGGCTACACCGTCGTCGGCAGCGTCACGAGCGGCCTGCCGACCCTCGAGAAGGACATCACCGGCAAGGGCCTCACGCCGTTCCCCGCGACGGCGACCGCCCCTCTCGACAAGTCGACCGGCTCCCCCAAGGTCGCGACCACGATCACCGGCGCGACGATCAAATAG
- a CDS encoding DUF349 domain-containing protein: MADNDSAPWGRVDDDGTVYVREAEGERAVGQYPDATPEEALAYYQRKYTELAGQVTLLEQRVKRGASASDVSKAVAHLREALTEPSAVGDLESLRTRVGALDTTVVELTQQQSAEAQAAQAEAVEYRTTLVVEAETLAAQDPARVQWKQVTAQIDDIFARWQKHQQEGPRIPKGEGNELWKRFRAARSTIDTHRKAFYAELDAVHRDARSRKQSLVEQAEALAPRGADGIPTYRALLDDWKRAGRAGKKYDDALWARFKAAGDVLYSAKGAIVAQDEVEYTDNLVAKNALLDEAAPILQITDRTAARDALISVQQRFDAIGRVPRDQVRPVEDRLRAIENHVRKLDDDFWQKNNPERKARSEGLAGQLESAIAKLEIELAEAQSAGDTRAIKDAQEALDARRIWLDALGS; the protein is encoded by the coding sequence GTGGCTGACAACGACAGTGCGCCCTGGGGCCGAGTCGACGACGACGGAACCGTCTACGTTCGCGAAGCCGAGGGCGAACGCGCCGTCGGCCAGTACCCCGACGCGACTCCCGAAGAGGCGCTGGCCTACTACCAGCGCAAGTACACCGAACTCGCCGGGCAGGTGACCCTCCTCGAGCAGCGTGTCAAGCGCGGTGCCTCGGCGTCCGACGTCTCGAAGGCCGTGGCGCACCTGCGCGAGGCCCTCACCGAACCGAGTGCCGTGGGCGACCTCGAGTCGCTGCGCACCCGGGTCGGGGCTCTCGACACCACCGTGGTCGAGCTAACGCAGCAGCAGAGCGCCGAGGCGCAGGCCGCACAGGCCGAGGCCGTCGAGTACCGCACCACTCTCGTGGTCGAGGCCGAGACGCTCGCCGCACAGGATCCCGCTCGCGTGCAGTGGAAGCAGGTCACGGCTCAGATCGACGACATCTTCGCCCGCTGGCAGAAGCACCAGCAGGAGGGGCCGCGCATCCCCAAGGGCGAGGGCAACGAGCTCTGGAAGCGCTTCCGCGCCGCCCGGTCGACGATCGACACGCACCGCAAGGCCTTCTACGCCGAGCTCGACGCCGTGCACCGCGACGCGCGCTCGCGCAAGCAGTCGCTCGTCGAGCAGGCCGAGGCGCTGGCACCCCGGGGCGCCGACGGCATCCCGACCTACCGCGCGCTCCTGGACGACTGGAAGCGTGCCGGTCGCGCCGGCAAGAAGTACGACGACGCCCTCTGGGCACGCTTCAAGGCCGCGGGCGACGTGCTCTACTCGGCCAAGGGCGCCATCGTCGCTCAAGACGAGGTCGAGTACACCGACAATCTCGTCGCCAAGAACGCCCTGCTCGACGAGGCTGCGCCGATCCTGCAGATCACCGATCGGACGGCGGCGCGCGACGCGCTCATCTCGGTGCAGCAGCGCTTCGACGCGATCGGGCGCGTGCCTCGCGATCAGGTCCGCCCCGTCGAAGACCGGCTGCGCGCCATCGAGAACCACGTCCGGAAGCTCGACGACGACTTCTGGCAGAAGAACAACCCCGAGCGGAAAGCCCGGTCAGAGGGGCTCGCCGGCCAGCTGGAGAGCGCCATCGCCAAGCTCGAGATCGAGCTCGCCGAAGCGCAGTCGGCCGGCGACACCCGCGCGATCAAAGACGCCCAGGAGGCGCTCGACGCTCGCCGGATCTGGCTGGACGCGCTGGGTTCGTAG
- a CDS encoding type IV toxin-antitoxin system AbiEi family antitoxin: protein MTSRPSALLTSADLPYVELQAAALDGDVFRVDRAFCSVAEIDVPWRRATALAPLFGTEFVVAGLSAAWVWGALAEAPITHEAFGDTRRTHRDIPAGTRVRAARTEPVDLVDFGPVRVTSPVRTVVDLVRREAFGDEAAEVVRFLVSEHGIDRGSCEALLTRSPHLPHKRRARQRLDAAGLADVAADGATRLG, encoded by the coding sequence ATGACCTCACGCCCTTCCGCTCTGCTGACCTCCGCCGATCTCCCCTACGTCGAGCTTCAGGCGGCCGCTCTCGACGGCGACGTCTTCCGTGTCGACCGGGCCTTCTGCTCGGTCGCCGAGATCGACGTGCCGTGGCGCCGCGCTACGGCGCTGGCGCCCCTCTTCGGGACGGAGTTCGTCGTCGCCGGGCTGTCGGCCGCGTGGGTGTGGGGTGCGCTGGCGGAGGCACCGATCACGCACGAGGCGTTCGGTGACACCCGGCGCACGCACCGGGACATCCCCGCAGGGACTCGCGTGCGAGCGGCCCGCACCGAGCCGGTCGACCTGGTCGACTTCGGCCCCGTGCGGGTCACGTCGCCGGTGCGCACTGTCGTCGACCTCGTGCGGCGGGAGGCGTTCGGCGACGAGGCGGCTGAGGTGGTGCGTTTCCTCGTCTCCGAGCACGGCATCGACCGCGGCTCCTGCGAGGCTCTGCTCACGCGGAGCCCGCACCTGCCGCACAAGCGCCGCGCGCGTCAGCGCCTCGACGCCGCAGGCCTCGCGGATGTCGCCGCGGACGGCGCCACGCGGCTCGGCTGA
- a CDS encoding bifunctional (p)ppGpp synthetase/guanosine-3',5'-bis(diphosphate) 3'-pyrophosphohydrolase, giving the protein MTTEITTSDTSAPAGGPTPPQSTASLRTLLPRLFSRSQPAGAVDRLIKTVRMHHPKVDLSIIERAYATADKAHTGQLRKSGEPYITHPVAVAQILADLGIGAKTIAAALLHDTVEDTDYTLEMLRADFGDEIAMLVDGVTKLDKLKYGDSAQAETVRKMVVAMSKDIRVLVIKLADRLHNARTWGFVESASATRKATETLEIYAPLAHRLGIQTIKWELEDLSFAVLHPKLYVEIDSLVKQRTPQREQFVQNVINAVKSDLKSSKIRGDVVGRPKQYYSIYQKMIVRGREFDEIYDLVGIRVLVNSLRDCYAVLGSIHARWNPIPGRFKDYIATPKFNLYQSLHTTVIGPKGRPVEIQIRTHEMHQRAEFGVAAHWKYKQRMNGGRDTTTDPKTETDMAWLAHISDWQAETADPGEFLDSLRFEIGAKEVYVFTPQGKVIGLPSGATPVDFAYAVHTEVGHRTMGAKVNGRLVPLESALTSGDVVEVFTSKNPDSGPSQDWLTFVKSPRARNKIKQWFTKERRDEAVEQGKDAIARAMRKQNLPLQKLMSQDSIAEVATAMRYDDLTALYAAVGEGHISTQSVIEKILAAVQEQADDDTDLDLEFPSKGRPRPLRNSDSGVLVRGAPDILVKLAKCCTPVPGDQIVGFITRGQGVSVHQASCHNVQGLMAEPERMIEVSWAPSSKSVFLVQIQIEALDRSGLLSDVTRVLSEHHVNILSATVSTSSERLALSRFVFEMGDTTHLDRVLNAVRRIDAVYDVYRVSGG; this is encoded by the coding sequence ATGACGACTGAGATCACCACCTCCGACACGTCTGCGCCCGCTGGCGGCCCGACCCCGCCCCAGTCCACTGCGTCGCTACGAACACTGCTGCCGCGGCTCTTCTCGCGCAGCCAGCCCGCCGGTGCTGTCGACCGGCTGATCAAGACGGTGCGCATGCACCACCCGAAGGTCGATCTCTCGATCATCGAGCGTGCCTACGCCACCGCAGACAAGGCGCACACCGGCCAGCTGCGGAAGAGCGGCGAGCCATACATCACCCACCCCGTCGCCGTGGCGCAGATCCTCGCCGACCTGGGTATCGGCGCCAAGACGATCGCGGCTGCCCTGCTCCACGACACCGTCGAGGACACCGACTACACGCTCGAGATGCTGCGCGCCGACTTCGGCGACGAGATCGCGATGCTGGTCGACGGCGTCACCAAGCTCGACAAGCTGAAGTACGGCGACAGTGCCCAGGCCGAGACCGTCCGCAAGATGGTCGTCGCCATGTCGAAAGACATCCGCGTGCTCGTCATCAAACTCGCCGACCGCCTGCACAACGCCCGCACCTGGGGTTTCGTCGAGTCGGCCTCGGCGACGCGCAAGGCGACCGAGACCCTCGAGATCTATGCGCCCCTCGCGCACCGCCTGGGCATCCAGACCATCAAATGGGAGCTCGAAGACTTGAGCTTCGCCGTGCTGCATCCCAAGCTCTACGTCGAGATCGACAGCCTCGTCAAGCAGCGCACCCCGCAGCGCGAGCAGTTCGTGCAGAACGTGATCAACGCGGTCAAGTCCGACCTCAAGTCGTCGAAGATCCGTGGCGACGTCGTCGGCCGACCCAAGCAGTACTACTCCATCTATCAGAAGATGATCGTGCGCGGTCGCGAGTTCGACGAGATCTACGACCTCGTCGGCATCCGGGTGCTCGTCAACAGTCTGCGCGACTGCTACGCCGTGCTGGGCTCGATCCATGCGCGCTGGAACCCGATCCCGGGCCGCTTCAAGGACTACATCGCGACACCCAAGTTCAACCTCTACCAGTCGCTGCACACCACGGTCATCGGGCCGAAGGGGCGCCCGGTCGAGATCCAGATACGCACGCACGAGATGCACCAGCGCGCCGAGTTCGGCGTCGCCGCGCACTGGAAGTACAAGCAGCGGATGAACGGCGGCCGTGACACGACCACCGACCCCAAGACCGAGACCGACATGGCGTGGCTCGCGCACATCTCCGACTGGCAGGCCGAGACGGCCGACCCGGGGGAGTTCCTCGACAGCCTGCGCTTCGAGATCGGCGCGAAAGAGGTCTACGTCTTCACGCCGCAGGGCAAGGTCATCGGCCTGCCGAGCGGTGCGACGCCGGTCGACTTCGCCTACGCCGTGCACACCGAGGTCGGACACCGCACCATGGGTGCGAAGGTCAACGGGCGCCTCGTGCCGCTCGAGTCGGCGCTGACCTCCGGCGACGTCGTCGAGGTCTTCACCTCGAAGAACCCCGACTCCGGCCCGAGCCAGGACTGGCTCACCTTCGTCAAGAGCCCTCGCGCGCGCAACAAGATCAAGCAGTGGTTCACCAAGGAGCGCCGCGACGAGGCCGTCGAACAGGGCAAGGACGCGATCGCACGCGCCATGCGCAAGCAGAACCTGCCGCTGCAGAAGCTGATGAGCCAGGACAGCATCGCCGAGGTGGCGACGGCGATGCGCTACGACGACCTCACGGCGCTGTACGCCGCGGTCGGCGAGGGCCACATCTCGACGCAGTCCGTCATCGAGAAGATCCTCGCCGCGGTCCAAGAGCAGGCCGACGACGACACCGATCTCGACCTCGAGTTCCCGTCGAAGGGTCGGCCACGGCCACTGCGCAACAGCGACTCCGGCGTCCTCGTCCGCGGCGCGCCCGACATCCTGGTCAAGCTCGCCAAGTGCTGCACGCCGGTGCCGGGCGACCAGATCGTCGGCTTCATCACCCGCGGTCAGGGCGTCAGCGTGCACCAGGCGTCGTGCCACAACGTGCAGGGCCTGATGGCCGAGCCCGAGCGCATGATCGAGGTCTCGTGGGCTCCTTCGTCGAAGAGCGTCTTCCTGGTGCAGATCCAGATCGAGGCGCTCGATCGGTCGGGCCTTTTGTCGGACGTCACGCGCGTGCTCTCCGAGCACCACGTCAACATCCTCTCGGCGACGGTCTCGACCTCGTCCGAACGCCTGGCTCTCAGCCGGTTCGTCTTCGAGATGGGCGACACCACCCACCTCGACCGGGTGCTCAATGCCGTGCGACGCATCGATGCCGTCTACGACGTCTACCGCGTCTCGGGCGGCTGA
- a CDS encoding rhodanese-like domain-containing protein — protein MSVERQQVTADEAVGEVASGAYLLDVREQHEWDAGHAPDAHLLPMSELSARVEEIPHDHEILVVCHLGGRSAQVTAALRNAGYDAVDVLGGMVAWQNASGELTSENGSAPQVG, from the coding sequence GTGAGCGTCGAACGCCAGCAGGTCACGGCCGACGAAGCCGTCGGCGAGGTCGCATCCGGTGCGTACCTCCTCGACGTCCGCGAGCAGCACGAGTGGGATGCAGGTCACGCACCCGACGCGCACCTCCTGCCGATGTCCGAGCTCAGCGCTCGCGTCGAAGAGATCCCGCATGATCACGAGATCCTGGTCGTCTGCCACCTCGGCGGGCGGTCGGCGCAGGTGACGGCCGCGCTCCGCAATGCGGGCTACGACGCCGTCGACGTGCTCGGCGGCATGGTCGCCTGGCAGAACGCTTCTGGCGAACTCACGAGCGAGAACGGCTCCGCGCCGCAGGTCGGCTGA
- the secF gene encoding protein translocase subunit SecF, producing the protein MASFSTFGNDLYTGKRSYNIIGRRKTWYLIAAVMILIAIIVPIVRGGFQFSIDFTGGSEYQISGLKNPDQSIATNTVKSFDANSVPLVSVVGNNTVRVQANNLSTTQTDALGTKLAHAYHVSDNKVATSFIGATWGGDITGQAVRGLVVFLILAAIFMTIYFRTWKMAAAAMVSLLHDLVITAGVYGVLGVQVSPAAVIGFLTILGYSLYDTVVVFDKIRENNNEDKNGSSRTFGESVNLAVNQTLVRSINTSVVALLPVASILFIGSLLLGAGTLRDIALSLFIGILVGTYSTIFIAAPVYSQIRGHEASIKQSDAKKAKAVVAP; encoded by the coding sequence ATGGCCAGCTTCTCCACGTTCGGCAACGATCTCTATACGGGCAAGCGCTCGTACAACATCATCGGCCGACGCAAGACCTGGTACCTCATCGCGGCGGTGATGATCCTGATCGCGATCATCGTGCCGATCGTGCGCGGTGGGTTCCAGTTCAGCATCGACTTCACCGGCGGCTCCGAGTACCAGATCTCGGGGCTCAAGAACCCCGACCAGAGCATCGCGACGAACACCGTCAAGTCGTTCGACGCCAATTCGGTGCCGCTCGTCTCGGTGGTCGGCAACAACACCGTCCGCGTGCAGGCCAACAACCTCTCGACCACGCAGACCGATGCCCTCGGCACCAAGCTGGCCCATGCCTACCACGTCTCCGACAACAAGGTCGCGACGTCGTTCATCGGTGCGACCTGGGGCGGTGACATCACCGGGCAGGCCGTCCGAGGCCTCGTCGTCTTCCTGATCCTCGCGGCGATCTTCATGACCATCTATTTCCGCACCTGGAAGATGGCGGCCGCGGCGATGGTCTCGCTACTGCACGACCTCGTGATCACGGCGGGCGTGTACGGCGTGCTCGGCGTGCAGGTCTCGCCGGCAGCCGTGATCGGGTTCCTCACGATCCTGGGGTACTCGCTCTACGACACAGTGGTGGTCTTCGACAAGATCCGCGAGAACAACAACGAAGACAAGAACGGCTCGTCGCGCACCTTCGGTGAGTCCGTCAACCTGGCGGTCAACCAGACTCTCGTCCGCTCGATCAACACGTCGGTGGTCGCCCTGCTGCCGGTGGCGTCGATCCTCTTCATCGGCTCGCTGCTCCTCGGCGCGGGCACCCTCCGCGACATCGCCCTGTCGCTGTTCATCGGCATCCTGGTCGGCACGTACTCGACGATCTTCATCGCGGCGCCCGTCTACTCGCAGATCCGCGGCCACGAGGCGTCGATCAAACAGAGCGACGCCAAGAAGGCCAAGGCGGTGGTGGCCCCGTGA